A single window of Streptomyces aquilus DNA harbors:
- a CDS encoding ArsR/SmtB family transcription factor produces MAATIGVAAEIYYSLELLRDKRDLPHLRSWRAAVAGRMGADTRPLTSLVPVRGPGLDLLALMGDVASLDHAVDNLLHAPVSRLRREVEGLDFHPRHLPWARRVSEGDRDALRELAEAVRACHRLTVEPYWHRGRSELVGLATRCANLVLEGGVDLLLRSVCAPLVRWRPPVLEAPYPRRVEVRLRGRGLIITPTVFSKLPVSLLWDPLDTTQPPRLTVPALRRPLTGTGPGEVEDSTVRNLESLLGRTRAAALQVAAEGCTTTELARRLNVTAAAASQHATVLRNTDLITTSRRGGSVLHFITPLGLALLRTGTLMQE; encoded by the coding sequence GTGGCCGCAACGATCGGTGTCGCGGCGGAGATCTACTACAGCCTGGAGCTGCTGAGGGACAAGCGGGACCTTCCTCACCTGCGGTCGTGGCGGGCGGCGGTCGCGGGGCGGATGGGAGCGGACACGCGTCCCCTGACGTCGTTGGTCCCGGTGCGCGGTCCCGGGCTTGATCTGCTGGCGCTGATGGGTGATGTGGCGTCGCTGGACCACGCCGTGGACAACCTGCTGCACGCCCCGGTGTCCCGGCTGCGGCGCGAGGTCGAAGGCCTCGACTTCCATCCCCGACACCTGCCCTGGGCCAGGCGGGTGTCGGAGGGGGACCGCGACGCACTGCGGGAGCTCGCCGAGGCCGTGCGGGCCTGCCATCGCCTGACCGTGGAGCCCTACTGGCACCGAGGGCGGTCCGAGCTGGTCGGGCTGGCCACCCGGTGCGCGAACCTCGTGTTGGAGGGAGGCGTCGATCTGCTGCTGCGCTCCGTTTGCGCACCACTGGTCCGCTGGCGTCCGCCAGTGCTCGAAGCCCCCTACCCGCGACGGGTCGAAGTGCGCTTGCGGGGCAGAGGGCTGATCATCACGCCCACGGTCTTCTCGAAACTCCCGGTGAGCTTGCTGTGGGACCCGCTCGACACCACCCAGCCACCCCGGCTGACGGTGCCGGCCCTGCGCCGGCCACTGACGGGTACCGGGCCGGGCGAAGTCGAGGACTCCACCGTCCGGAACCTGGAGTCCCTGCTCGGCCGCACGCGCGCCGCCGCCCTGCAAGTGGCGGCGGAAGGCTGTACGACGACCGAGCTGGCCCGCCGCCTCAACGTCACGGCCGCGGCGGCCAGTCAGCACGCGACCGTGCTGCGCAACACGGACCTCATCACCACCAGCCGCCGCGGCGGGTCCGTGCTGCACTTCATCACCCCGCTCGGCCTGGCCCTGTTGCGGACCGGCACCCTGATGCAGGAGTGA